The Litchfieldia alkalitelluris genome has a window encoding:
- a CDS encoding Gfo/Idh/MocA family protein has translation MINVAIIGSGAIAATHIKGYLDLNQDCEIVAICDIYSEKAKSRAEEFNLNADIYNDYTSLLSRNDIDLVSVCTPPYTHAEIAVNFLDHGKHVLVEKPMAASLEECDAMNDAAERNNKILSVIAQNRFTNPMMKLKGVLDTKLMGPIVHTQVDSFWWRGHSYYDLWWRGTWEKEGGGCTLNHAVHHIDIFKWMNGMPSEVTAITTNTSHDNAEVEDLSIAICKYNDGTLAQITSSVVHHGEEQQLIFQGKHARVSVPWKVKASKSLENGFPEHDAKREQEIQQAYNAQESIPYEGHTGQIFDVLQAIKGVKDVLVDGIQGRQTLELITAIYKSSSLEEKVTLPLEKDDPFYSREGMLKNVTHFYEKTNVVENFDTNTITTGGKYE, from the coding sequence GTGATTAATGTTGCAATTATTGGATCCGGTGCTATCGCAGCTACTCATATTAAAGGCTATTTAGATTTAAACCAAGATTGTGAGATTGTTGCAATCTGTGACATTTATTCTGAAAAGGCCAAGTCTAGAGCAGAGGAATTTAATCTTAATGCGGACATTTATAACGACTATACAAGTCTTCTGAGTCGAAATGACATTGATCTAGTATCGGTTTGTACGCCACCGTATACACATGCTGAAATTGCAGTTAACTTCTTAGATCATGGTAAGCATGTGTTAGTAGAAAAGCCGATGGCGGCATCTCTAGAAGAATGTGATGCTATGAATGATGCAGCCGAACGAAATAATAAAATTTTATCTGTTATTGCCCAAAATCGATTTACAAACCCAATGATGAAATTGAAGGGTGTTCTTGATACAAAACTAATGGGACCGATTGTTCATACTCAGGTGGATTCTTTCTGGTGGAGAGGCCATAGCTATTATGATTTGTGGTGGAGAGGAACATGGGAAAAAGAAGGTGGTGGATGTACGTTGAATCATGCAGTTCATCACATTGATATTTTTAAATGGATGAATGGTATGCCATCGGAAGTAACCGCTATTACGACCAATACGTCTCACGATAATGCGGAAGTAGAAGATCTATCTATTGCCATCTGTAAATATAATGATGGTACCTTGGCACAAATAACTAGTTCTGTTGTTCATCATGGTGAAGAGCAACAACTTATATTTCAAGGGAAGCATGCACGTGTCTCTGTTCCATGGAAAGTGAAAGCTTCCAAGTCGTTAGAAAATGGTTTCCCAGAACATGATGCCAAACGTGAACAGGAGATTCAACAGGCATATAATGCGCAAGAATCCATTCCTTATGAAGGACATACCGGGCAAATCTTTGATGTGTTGCAAGCCATTAAAGGGGTAAAAGATGTTCTCGTAGATGGAATTCAAGGTCGTCAAACTCTTGAATTAATCACAGCTATCTATAAATCCTCTAGCCTAGAAGAGAAGGTTACACTTCCATTAGAGAAGGATGATCCTTTCTATTCAAGAGAAGGTATGTTGAAAAATGTTACGCATTTTTATGAAAAAACAAATGTGGTAGAGAACTTTGATACGAATACGATTACCACTGGTGGAAAGTATGAATAA
- a CDS encoding AraC family transcriptional regulator: protein MINHLLQYKSYPFIVDHTIIDSPFDIVTHIHDCYELFFYISGDLTYYIEGQAYKLCPYDLIITNSRELHRIVFDSNAVYERKFIHFRPEYISSFQSEGYNIVNYIENRKLGHFNRIPAKDVRDREIDQLWEKIEEVAVSPSAENQILMKAYFIQMLIQINKIYESYNHPLVEHHKYDEKIVRILDFINKNLDQKITLDLLQRAFFVNKYYLCHSFKRSTGFTVIEYVTYKRVMWSMDLLMSGMSALEVSHTVGFGDYSSYYKAFKNITGHSPRQYCNQY, encoded by the coding sequence GTGATAAATCACCTTTTGCAATACAAAAGTTACCCGTTTATAGTTGATCACACAATCATAGATTCTCCTTTTGACATAGTTACTCATATCCATGATTGCTATGAACTTTTCTTTTATATTTCTGGAGACCTCACTTATTACATTGAAGGTCAAGCATACAAACTCTGTCCATATGATCTAATTATTACGAACTCAAGAGAGCTTCATCGGATTGTTTTTGATTCAAATGCTGTATATGAAAGGAAATTTATTCATTTTAGACCCGAATATATATCTTCATTTCAATCGGAAGGCTACAACATAGTGAATTATATAGAGAATAGGAAGTTAGGTCATTTTAATAGAATACCTGCAAAAGACGTTCGTGATAGGGAAATTGATCAGCTATGGGAGAAAATTGAAGAAGTGGCTGTCTCCCCTTCTGCTGAAAATCAGATACTAATGAAAGCGTATTTTATTCAAATGTTAATTCAAATTAATAAAATATATGAGTCTTACAATCATCCTCTCGTGGAACATCATAAGTATGACGAAAAAATTGTAAGAATTTTAGATTTTATTAATAAAAACTTAGATCAAAAAATTACTCTTGATTTGTTGCAACGAGCTTTTTTTGTTAATAAGTACTATCTATGTCATAGCTTTAAACGAAGTACTGGGTTTACTGTTATTGAATATGTCACGTATAAACGAGTCATGTGGTCGATGGATTTACTAATGTCTGGTATGAGTGCGCTTGAAGTTTCACACACTGTGGGATTTGGAGATTACTCCTCCTACTACAAAGCATTTAAAAATATAACTGGTCATTCGCCAAGACAGTATTGCAACCAGTACTAA
- a CDS encoding NAD(P)-dependent alcohol dehydrogenase encodes MKAIVCNKYGSPDVLELKEVKKPLPNENEVLVKVHTASLNFGNLVLLKGKPFLVRFAFGLLKPKYSIPGGDIAGIVEGVGRNVKLFKVGDEVFGDLSVCGWGGFAEYVTVPEYALALKPTNISFEEAAATPMAGVTALQGLRDKGKIKSGQKVLIYGASGGVGTFAVQIAKSFGAEVTGVCSTRNLEILHSIGADHIIDYTKEDFTQNKECYDLILGVNGSNSISAYKRALKQNGNFVHVGGSESQMFQTLVIGPFISMTGNKKMSNLLQRANQNDLNYIKKLLENGIIKPIIDKRFKLCELPRAFEYYQGGHAQGKVIITV; translated from the coding sequence ATGAAGGCTATAGTTTGTAATAAATACGGCTCACCTGATGTACTTGAATTAAAAGAGGTAAAAAAACCTTTACCTAATGAGAATGAGGTATTGGTTAAAGTTCATACTGCATCCCTGAACTTTGGTAACTTGGTTCTTTTAAAAGGCAAACCCTTCTTAGTACGTTTTGCTTTCGGACTATTGAAACCAAAATACTCCATACCGGGAGGTGATATTGCAGGTATAGTTGAAGGTGTTGGAAGAAACGTTAAGTTATTTAAAGTTGGTGATGAAGTATTTGGAGATCTTTCAGTGTGCGGCTGGGGTGGTTTTGCTGAATATGTAACTGTCCCCGAATATGCTTTAGCCTTAAAACCAACCAATATCTCCTTCGAAGAAGCTGCTGCCACACCTATGGCTGGAGTGACTGCCTTACAGGGACTACGGGATAAAGGTAAAATTAAATCTGGACAAAAAGTATTAATTTATGGAGCCTCTGGTGGTGTGGGTACTTTTGCAGTACAAATTGCTAAATCATTTGGGGCTGAGGTAACTGGTGTATGTAGTACAAGAAATTTAGAGATATTGCATTCGATAGGTGCAGACCATATTATCGATTATACAAAGGAGGATTTTACACAAAACAAGGAATGTTATGATTTAATCCTCGGTGTGAACGGTTCTAATTCTATTTCAGCTTATAAACGAGCATTAAAACAAAATGGGAATTTTGTCCACGTTGGAGGATCCGAATCCCAAATGTTTCAAACTTTAGTTATAGGACCTTTTATTTCAATGACTGGAAACAAAAAAATGAGTAACCTATTACAAAGAGCAAACCAAAATGATCTAAATTATATAAAAAAGTTACTTGAAAACGGCATAATAAAACCAATTATTGACAAAAGGTTTAAATTATGTGAATTACCTAGGGCTTTCGAATATTATCAAGGAGGTCACGCTCAAGGAAAAGTTATAATTACGGTATAA
- a CDS encoding TetR/AcrR family transcriptional regulator, translated as MTSKKNDIICTVATLFHCKGYENTKLGEVLTETGIGKGQFYHYFKSKWDLGEAVIDHIILEMAEGLFDNILDQPLPPKVKLKKMLDKILILQLEHEGKRGCPLGNLAIELSEHDPIFREKLARFFEQWVEKVQQTLDEMKQNGEISSKLNTVKKARAMIATIEGGILLMKCKQDVEVFRDIIEMIQFEYRI; from the coding sequence ATGACTTCAAAGAAAAATGATATTATTTGCACAGTTGCCACTCTATTTCACTGCAAAGGATACGAGAACACAAAGCTTGGTGAAGTTTTAACAGAAACAGGGATTGGGAAGGGGCAGTTCTATCATTATTTTAAGTCGAAGTGGGATTTAGGAGAAGCGGTTATTGATCATATTATTTTGGAAATGGCAGAAGGTCTGTTTGACAACATCCTTGACCAACCTCTTCCTCCGAAAGTGAAGCTAAAGAAAATGCTCGATAAAATTCTAATATTACAGCTAGAACATGAAGGGAAGCGGGGATGTCCCCTTGGTAACCTAGCGATTGAATTAAGTGAGCATGATCCAATATTTAGAGAGAAGTTAGCACGTTTTTTTGAACAGTGGGTGGAAAAAGTTCAACAGACTCTTGATGAGATGAAGCAAAATGGTGAGATCTCATCTAAACTAAACACTGTGAAAAAAGCCCGTGCAATGATTGCCACAATTGAGGGGGGCATTTTATTAATGAAATGTAAACAGGACGTAGAAGTGTTTCGGGATATTATCGAAATGATTCAATTTGAATATCGAATATAA
- the ltrA gene encoding group II intron reverse transcriptase/maturase, with protein MELLEQILSNQNMNEAYLRVYKNKGASGVDGITVDELKQYLKENKDELRQRIRTRKYQPQAALRVEIPKENGKMRKLGIPTVVDRVVQQAIHQVLSPIFEKQFSEYSYGFRPKRSCEMATIKSLEYLNDGHDWVVDIDLERFFDTVHHDKLMRIISNTIKDGDVISLIRKYLVSGVMINGKYEDTPVGTPQGGNLSPLLSNIMLNELDKELEKRGLRFVRYADDALIFVKSEKAANRIMNSIVRFIEEELGLIVNVEKSRISRPKELKFLGFGYYYESKNEKYRVKPHSTSIQKFQRKLRQLTKRNWSISLDFRILKLRQVIFGWVNYFRISNMKEATKQIDKKLRSRIRVIIWKQWKITRKQIKSLIQLGIPEEEAKGLTFCRKGYRFIGLSKVVQRAISNKRLKQRGLPSALEHYLKVHTVI; from the coding sequence GTGGAACTTTTAGAACAGATTCTAAGTAATCAAAATATGAATGAAGCCTACCTGCGTGTCTATAAAAATAAAGGTGCTAGTGGAGTCGATGGAATAACGGTCGACGAACTAAAGCAATATCTGAAAGAGAACAAAGATGAGCTACGTCAGCGCATCAGAACAAGAAAATACCAACCACAAGCTGCCTTAAGAGTGGAAATCCCAAAAGAAAATGGCAAGATGCGCAAGTTGGGAATACCAACAGTAGTGGATAGAGTTGTTCAACAAGCCATTCATCAAGTTCTCAGTCCGATATTTGAAAAGCAATTTAGTGAATACAGTTACGGCTTTAGACCGAAAAGAAGTTGTGAGATGGCTACTATTAAAAGCTTGGAATATCTGAATGATGGACACGATTGGGTAGTGGACATTGACCTGGAAAGATTCTTCGATACTGTTCATCACGATAAACTGATGCGAATTATATCCAACACAATAAAAGACGGAGATGTCATCTCGTTAATCAGGAAATACTTAGTCAGTGGAGTCATGATAAATGGAAAATATGAAGACACACCTGTCGGTACTCCGCAAGGAGGAAACCTCAGCCCATTATTGAGTAATATTATGTTAAACGAACTCGATAAGGAATTAGAGAAAAGAGGACTAAGGTTCGTGAGGTACGCTGATGATGCCCTCATCTTTGTGAAAAGTGAAAAAGCAGCGAATCGAATAATGAACTCAATCGTGAGATTTATAGAAGAGGAATTAGGTCTAATAGTCAACGTAGAGAAGAGTAGAATCTCACGTCCAAAAGAACTAAAATTCTTAGGATTTGGGTATTATTACGAATCTAAAAACGAGAAATATCGAGTGAAGCCTCATTCAACCTCAATACAGAAATTCCAAAGGAAGCTTCGACAATTAACAAAGCGCAACTGGAGTATTTCGCTAGACTTTAGAATATTGAAACTTAGACAAGTCATATTCGGATGGGTAAACTACTTCAGAATCTCAAACATGAAAGAAGCTACAAAGCAAATTGATAAGAAGCTTCGCTCCAGAATTAGAGTCATCATCTGGAAGCAATGGAAAATTACAAGAAAACAAATCAAATCGCTAATTCAACTAGGGATACCCGAAGAAGAAGCGAAAGGACTAACGTTCTGTCGAAAAGGTTACCGGTTTATCGGATTATCGAAAGTTGTTCAAAGAGCAATTTCAAACAAAAGACTAAAGCAGAGGGGACTTCCCTCTGCTTTAGAACATTATCTAAAAGTACACACTGTAATATAA
- a CDS encoding CarD family transcriptional regulator, with amino-acid sequence MEVDYLFQIGDNIVYPMHGAGIIKAIEEKEISGDKQQYYVIKLLIGKMEVMIPTGKILSSCIRPVTDLTALKQIMHVFQHGESDRLLPWKQRYKVNADKIKTGKIQECAEVVRDLMRMKKEKTLNTSEKKMLDHAHEFLNSELGLIKGITENQIKSFSLG; translated from the coding sequence ATGGAGGTGGATTATTTGTTTCAAATTGGCGATAACATTGTTTATCCAATGCACGGAGCAGGTATAATTAAAGCCATAGAAGAAAAGGAAATCTCAGGGGACAAACAACAGTACTATGTCATAAAATTGTTAATCGGTAAAATGGAAGTCATGATTCCTACGGGTAAAATATTGAGTTCATGTATACGCCCTGTTACTGACTTAACTGCATTAAAACAAATCATGCACGTTTTTCAGCATGGAGAATCAGACAGATTACTGCCATGGAAACAAAGGTATAAAGTGAACGCGGACAAAATAAAAACTGGTAAAATACAAGAATGTGCTGAAGTTGTACGTGATTTAATGCGTATGAAGAAAGAAAAAACACTTAATACAAGCGAAAAAAAAATGTTAGATCATGCACATGAATTTTTGAATAGTGAACTGGGATTAATTAAAGGGATTACTGAAAATCAAATAAAAAGTTTCTCTTTAGGTTAA
- a CDS encoding PAS domain S-box protein, whose protein sequence is MNIDINQMPCGFLSLSADGIIQSINDKLLDWIIAERSNTEGRQVDAILTESSKIFYQVYIYPMMKMHGKVEEMYFSLKSGDGSEVPVLFNGVCCERDGVIVFDCILIRTVNRHKLEHELLLSKKAAQQAKQSIVESAIDAIILANQRMKIIAWNKAAEELFGYYEQEAIGQDMEIIVPEHLIETYRRGVERLCATGQTMAIGRMVELSGLRKDGTEFPAEISLNCWQTNGEYYWSAIIRDITERKKTQELLLNSEKLSLAGQLAASIAHEIRNPLTAIKGFHQLMESEGNGNPYYFEILTDEMNRIELILNELLLLAKPQAKQLKQVNLRALLEQVCILMESQMHLHNIEVEVKCEQNVPTFIQCNENQMKQIFINFLKNAIEAMPNGGQVIIMANNIDGDSVLLRIIDQGEGIPEGRLKRIGEPFYTTKEKGTGLGLMVCRKIIEDHQGSLNITSRLNKGTTVEVLLPLGEKPQNDVPSVN, encoded by the coding sequence ATGAACATAGATATAAATCAGATGCCATGTGGATTTTTATCACTGTCCGCAGACGGAATCATTCAGTCGATTAATGATAAACTCTTGGATTGGATCATTGCAGAGCGCAGTAATACTGAGGGGCGGCAAGTGGATGCAATTCTAACGGAGTCAAGCAAGATTTTTTACCAAGTTTATATTTATCCTATGATGAAGATGCATGGCAAAGTGGAGGAGATGTACTTCTCTTTGAAATCCGGCGACGGGTCTGAAGTGCCAGTCCTTTTTAATGGAGTATGCTGCGAACGGGACGGAGTGATTGTCTTTGATTGTATCCTTATCAGAACAGTGAATAGACACAAACTAGAACATGAGCTCCTTCTTTCGAAGAAAGCGGCGCAGCAGGCCAAGCAATCGATCGTTGAATCGGCAATTGACGCCATTATTTTGGCAAATCAAAGAATGAAAATTATAGCGTGGAACAAAGCGGCAGAGGAGCTCTTCGGCTATTACGAACAAGAAGCCATCGGGCAAGATATGGAGATCATTGTTCCTGAGCATCTCATAGAAACGTACCGTCGAGGTGTGGAGCGTCTCTGTGCAACAGGACAAACAATGGCGATTGGACGAATGGTTGAATTGAGTGGACTTCGAAAAGACGGCACGGAGTTCCCTGCGGAAATTTCTCTTAACTGTTGGCAAACGAATGGCGAATATTACTGGAGCGCGATCATACGCGATATCACAGAAAGGAAAAAGACCCAGGAGCTTCTTTTGAATTCGGAGAAACTGAGCCTAGCGGGTCAGCTTGCTGCGAGCATCGCCCATGAAATTCGCAATCCTTTAACGGCGATCAAGGGATTTCATCAATTGATGGAATCAGAGGGTAACGGAAATCCTTACTATTTTGAAATTTTGACAGATGAAATGAATCGAATTGAACTCATTTTAAACGAGTTATTGCTTCTTGCAAAACCGCAAGCTAAGCAATTAAAGCAAGTAAATTTAAGAGCCTTGCTTGAGCAGGTTTGCATACTTATGGAATCACAGATGCATTTACATAATATTGAAGTAGAAGTGAAGTGCGAACAAAATGTCCCGACTTTCATTCAATGCAATGAAAATCAAATGAAGCAAATATTTATCAATTTTCTTAAAAACGCGATAGAAGCGATGCCAAATGGTGGACAAGTAATAATAATGGCTAACAACATCGATGGGGATAGTGTTCTCTTACGCATTATTGACCAGGGTGAAGGCATTCCCGAAGGCAGACTTAAGAGAATTGGGGAACCATTTTATACAACAAAAGAAAAGGGAACAGGGTTAGGGCTTATGGTTTGTCGTAAAATCATTGAAGATCATCAAGGATCGTTAAATATCACAAGTAGATTGAACAAAGGAACCACGGTTGAGGTGCTCTTGCCATTGGGGGAAAAGCCGCAAAACGATGTTCCATCAGTGAACTAG
- a CDS encoding Gfo/Idh/MocA family protein, with protein sequence MNKQDGMNYAPEGNVDKVVGEGEFRFAAIGLDHGHIYGMCNGLIEAGGELVTVYDPDPEKVKGFCEKYPGVDPAHSEDDILKDSSIQLIASANIPVHRHELGLRALDHGKHYFTDKPAFTKKEQIELARKKVEETGLKWGIYYSERLHVESAIFAGQLIDQGAIGRVIQVIGTGPHRANAASRPNWFFDPEAYGGILCDIGSHQIEQFLHYTGAKDAEVLHSKVANYNHKQYPQFEDYGDATLVADNGATFYFRVDWFTPDGLGTWGDGRALILGTEGYIEVRKYIDIARSSSGDHLYLVNKEGEKHFEVSGQVGFPFFGQFILDCLNGTEHAMTQEHAFKAAELCIDAQERAIIVEEAGQVSILNNGGNL encoded by the coding sequence ATGAATAAACAAGATGGGATGAATTACGCACCCGAAGGAAACGTAGACAAAGTGGTAGGAGAAGGAGAATTTCGGTTCGCCGCTATTGGCTTAGACCATGGCCATATTTATGGAATGTGCAATGGTCTGATTGAAGCTGGTGGGGAGTTAGTGACAGTTTATGATCCAGACCCTGAGAAGGTCAAAGGCTTTTGTGAGAAGTATCCGGGTGTTGACCCTGCACATTCAGAAGATGACATTCTGAAAGATTCATCTATTCAATTAATTGCAAGTGCTAATATTCCAGTGCATCGCCATGAACTAGGGTTACGAGCGCTTGATCACGGTAAGCATTACTTTACAGATAAACCGGCATTTACAAAAAAGGAACAAATTGAATTAGCCCGGAAAAAAGTCGAAGAAACAGGACTAAAGTGGGGAATCTACTATAGTGAACGACTTCACGTGGAAAGTGCAATTTTTGCAGGGCAGCTCATTGATCAAGGTGCAATTGGAAGAGTAATACAAGTCATTGGTACCGGACCTCACCGGGCTAATGCTGCTAGTAGACCGAATTGGTTTTTTGACCCGGAAGCGTACGGCGGCATCCTATGTGATATAGGCAGTCACCAAATCGAACAATTCTTGCATTACACTGGAGCAAAGGATGCGGAAGTACTTCATAGTAAAGTGGCTAATTATAACCATAAACAATATCCACAATTTGAGGATTACGGAGATGCAACATTAGTAGCTGATAACGGGGCAACGTTCTATTTTAGAGTTGATTGGTTTACTCCAGATGGCCTTGGAACTTGGGGAGACGGTCGTGCGCTTATTTTAGGTACAGAAGGGTATATTGAGGTGAGAAAGTATATTGATATTGCCCGTAGTAGCTCAGGTGATCACCTATACCTAGTAAATAAAGAAGGAGAAAAGCACTTTGAAGTGTCTGGTCAAGTAGGCTTCCCATTCTTCGGTCAATTTATATTAGACTGTTTAAACGGAACTGAACATGCGATGACGCAGGAGCATGCGTTTAAGGCAGCGGAGTTATGTATTGACGCACAAGAAAGAGCTATTATTGTTGAAGAAGCTGGGCAAGTATCAATACTAAATAATGGTGGTAATCTTTAA
- a CDS encoding alpha/beta fold hydrolase codes for MSRNINIIKRNDVKITGFGDKPIIFAPGFGCDQRMWRYVTPAFKKDYRIITFDYVGAGKTDLRFYDSTKYSQLSGYAQDLIDVLAALQLQEAIFVGHSVSSMIGLIASIQDPKYFERLIMIGPSPCYINDPPDYAGGFEISALEGLVDMMEKNYIQWANQFAPMIMKNVDRPNLSEELEESFCSTDPNIAVNFARATFFSDNRKDLSKATVPSLVLQCTDDAIAPTEVGEYIHHRMPGSEIRFMKATGHCPHLSHPEETAALIKDYLSKLQDI; via the coding sequence GTGAGTCGTAATATCAATATTATAAAACGAAACGACGTGAAGATAACAGGATTTGGCGATAAGCCCATTATCTTTGCTCCAGGCTTCGGCTGTGATCAGAGGATGTGGAGGTATGTCACTCCGGCTTTTAAAAAAGATTATCGAATTATTACCTTCGATTACGTAGGTGCAGGAAAGACCGATCTTCGGTTCTATGACTCTACAAAATACAGTCAACTCTCGGGTTATGCCCAAGACTTAATAGATGTTCTTGCTGCTCTCCAATTGCAAGAAGCTATTTTCGTAGGACACTCGGTTAGCAGTATGATCGGACTGATTGCTTCTATACAGGATCCCAAGTATTTTGAACGTCTAATTATGATCGGACCCTCCCCGTGTTATATTAATGATCCTCCTGACTACGCTGGCGGTTTTGAAATAAGTGCTCTCGAAGGTCTCGTTGATATGATGGAGAAAAACTATATCCAGTGGGCAAACCAATTCGCGCCTATGATCATGAAAAATGTGGATCGCCCCAATTTGTCCGAAGAATTGGAGGAAAGTTTCTGTTCGACAGATCCGAATATCGCCGTCAACTTTGCAAGGGCGACCTTCTTCTCCGATAACCGTAAGGATCTTTCGAAAGCGACCGTTCCGTCGCTTGTTTTGCAGTGCACTGATGATGCGATCGCCCCCACAGAAGTAGGCGAATATATACATCACCGTATGCCAGGCAGCGAAATTCGATTTATGAAAGCGACGGGACACTGTCCTCATTTGAGTCATCCTGAGGAAACAGCAGCACTGATTAAAGACTACCTTTCAAAGTTGCAAGATATATGA
- a CDS encoding oxidoreductase: MTLEKFSTLFSPTNIKDIQLSNRIGLAPMTRTSATPEGVATEEMAQYYTNFANGGFSLILTEGTYTDNQYSQGYFNQPGIINDEQINAWKKVTKSVKQQGAKIFVQLMHAGALSQGNRFTSETAGPSAVKPKGEQLGFYGGSGEFALPKEMTEADITDVIKGFVVAAKNAKEAGFDGIEVHGANGYVLDQFLTDYTNQRLDQYGGSLENRLRLPIEVVKAVREAVGADYPVGIRLSQAKVNDSDHKWKGGDSDAELIFTKLVEAGVDYIHIAEPNAAAPAFGETGPSLTELVKKYTNTVVIANGSLGNPTAAEALLNEGKADIVTVGKAALANQDWANKVKNDKELEEFDFQKILLPQASLKEFEVKPQIKFFGEGMECGPDGICN; encoded by the coding sequence ATGACACTAGAAAAATTTTCGACTTTATTTTCACCAACCAATATAAAAGATATTCAATTATCTAATCGTATCGGCTTAGCTCCTATGACACGTACAAGTGCTACACCAGAAGGAGTAGCAACAGAAGAAATGGCTCAATATTATACCAATTTTGCAAACGGCGGTTTTAGCCTGATCCTAACAGAGGGTACTTATACAGACAATCAATATAGCCAAGGTTATTTCAATCAACCAGGAATTATCAATGATGAACAAATTAATGCATGGAAAAAAGTAACGAAGTCTGTAAAACAACAAGGGGCTAAGATCTTCGTACAGCTCATGCATGCAGGTGCATTGTCACAAGGAAATCGCTTCACTTCTGAAACCGCTGGTCCTTCTGCTGTAAAACCAAAGGGGGAACAGCTCGGCTTCTATGGTGGGAGTGGAGAGTTTGCTCTACCGAAGGAAATGACGGAAGCTGACATTACAGATGTCATAAAAGGATTTGTAGTTGCTGCTAAAAATGCCAAGGAAGCAGGCTTTGATGGCATCGAAGTACACGGAGCAAACGGATATGTTCTTGATCAATTTTTAACGGACTATACAAATCAACGTCTGGACCAATATGGTGGTTCTCTTGAAAATCGCCTTCGCCTACCAATCGAGGTAGTGAAAGCTGTTCGTGAAGCTGTAGGTGCCGATTACCCAGTAGGAATTCGTCTTTCCCAGGCGAAGGTAAACGATTCTGATCATAAATGGAAAGGTGGCGATTCTGACGCTGAACTCATTTTCACCAAATTAGTAGAAGCAGGCGTTGACTATATCCATATTGCTGAGCCGAATGCGGCTGCACCTGCGTTTGGAGAGACTGGTCCATCTCTTACAGAACTCGTGAAAAAATATACGAATACAGTTGTTATAGCAAATGGTTCATTAGGCAATCCAACTGCAGCTGAAGCGCTGCTTAATGAAGGAAAAGCAGATATTGTAACAGTCGGGAAAGCTGCACTCGCGAATCAAGATTGGGCTAACAAAGTGAAAAATGATAAGGAGTTAGAGGAATTTGACTTTCAAAAGATCCTATTACCACAAGCTTCTTTAAAAGAATTTGAGGTAAAGCCACAAATTAAGTTTTTTGGTGAAGGAATGGAGTGCGGTCCTGACGGTATTTGTAATTAA